Proteins encoded within one genomic window of Gadus macrocephalus chromosome 18, ASM3116895v1:
- the LOC132446335 gene encoding BTB/POZ domain-containing protein KCTD21-like, with the protein MLNLNSTESNNSDSLRDPVSLNVGGELYTTTLDTLTRCRDSMLGAMFSGQIAPLRDRRGNVFIDRDGKVFRHILNYLRSSSLDLPDVYSELPLLRREADFFQIRPLLEEITRCEASAPLSIRGGPLGAMLMVDVDCKVCVCVCVCVCVSPEPI; encoded by the coding sequence ATGCTGAACCTTAACTCGACCGAGAGCAACAACAGTGACTCTCTGCGCGACCCGGTGTCGCTCAACGTCGGCGGGGAGCTTTACACCACCACTTTGGACACGCTCACCCGCTGCCGCGATTCCATGCTCGGGGCCATGTTCAGCGGTCAGAtcgccccgctgagggaccggCGGGGGAACGTTTTCATCGACCGCGATGGGAAAGTGTTCCGGCACATTCTCAATTATCTGCGCTCCAGCTCCCTGGATCTGCCCGACGTGTATTCTGAGCTGCCGCTGTTGCGGCGCGAGGCCGACTTCTTTCAGAtacgccccctgctggaggagATCACACGCTGCGAGGCGTCTGCGCCTCTCAGCATTCGAGGGGGGCCCCTAGGGGCCATGCTGATGGTGGATGTTGactgcaaggtgtgtgtgtgtgtgtgtgtgtgtgtgtgtgtgtcacctgagCCCATatga
- the lrrc45 gene encoding leucine-rich repeat-containing protein 45, with translation MEDFRRTFVRVCKEAGVEPQESVLARLLQERRGGGGGGGACLDLSGQSLSADTCLALGRVFQNDSVFTEVSLSDCMLSEEGAKGLLSGFFTNTTIKVLDLKGNNLRSAGAEALGKLLARNKTIQRLVLEWNALGMWDEAFSLFCEGLAANASLTQLDLRNNQITHQGASELASVLKRNGALEVLDLRWNNMGLLGGRSLLDSLLQNQTLVQLEMAGNNVPSDTLKALEQATGHNSDKRSLRTEGRSRTKVLSKEINTLKQEKGRQYMSLMETIDRQRDELGRSNRSTSVHVGKLQEALDERKSTVIAITAKLQMAEAALALSEQKQQDLGEMLTRVRAEKEEQRGRQAKERKKDQEDGVLREGKLLRDMQNMTDSNTQLRNKVEEQEHRCKSQQQQIFELKQELTNSTAELKLRLVQAEDRLEMEKRRSKQALEDMDALRQKEVEHMNRHLEESERALQDRIFKLENQRIQLEEELSRSKAGCVTQRAEAEEELSRVRAQVRLEEREQVASLEEKLRAVRQSRQEVQNQCTQQKQTVAELQAKQGQQRLEADGLRRRVEELQQELSGKDQERVAEVSRVRVELQEQTGHLQAERATNGSLKEKISALEREMKALSSSHREALLDKESESSSLLERLRLRDAEIQRMREDEAQRASYLHSAVLAYVQGSPLGHYSSPKK, from the exons ATGGAGGACTTCCGGCGGAcattcgtgcgtgtgtgtaaagagGCGGGTGTGGAGCCCCAGGAGTCCGTCCTGGCCCGGCTCCTCCAGGAGCgacgaggcggcggcggcggtgggggggccTGCCTGGACCTTAGCGGGCAGAGCCTCTCGGCAGACACCTGCCTGGCGCTGGGCCGGGTGTTCCAGAACGACAGCGTGTTCACCGAGGTCTCGCTCAGCGACTGCATGCTCAGCGAGGAAG GTGCTAAAGGCCTACTGAGTGGATTCTTCACCAATACCACTATTAAAGTATTGGATCTGAAG GGGAATAACCTGAGGTCAGCTGGTGCTGAGGCCTTGGGGAAATTATTGGCAAGAAACAAGACCATTCAAAG GCTGGTGCTGGAGTGGAACGCCCTGGGCATGTGGGACGAAGCCTTCTCCCTGTTCTGCGAGGGCCTGGCCGCCAACGCATCTCTGACCCAGCTGGACCTGCGCAACAACCAGATCACCCACCAGGGAGCCTCGGAGCTGGCGTCGGTGCTGAAGAGGAACGGCGCCCTGGAAGTGTTAG ATCTCCGGTGGAACAACATGGGTCTGCTGGGGGGCCGGTCTCTCCTGGACTCTCTGCTGCAGAACCAGAccctggtgcagctggagaTGGCAGGAAACAACGTACCGAGCGACACTCTCAAAGCCCTCG AGCAGGCCACGGGCCACAACTCAGACAAGAGGTCGCTGCGCACTGAGGGACGCAGCAGGACCAAGGTGCTCAGCAAGGAGATCAACACCCTGAAGCAGGAGAAGGGGCGGCAG TATATGAGCCTGATGGAGACGATCGACCGACAGAGAGATGAGTTGGGGCGCTCCAACAG GTCTACCTCCGTACACGTCGGCAAACTGCAAGAAGCTCTGGATGAGAGGAAGTCCACTGTCATCGCAATCACAGCCAA gcTGCAGATGGCGGAGGCCGCCCTGGCGCTGTCGGAGCAGAAGCAGCAGGACCTGGGGGAGATGCTGACCCGGGTCCgggcggagaaggaggagcagcgggggcggcaggccaaggagaggaagaaggaccAAGAG GACGGCGTTCTCCGGGAGGGCAAACTGCTCCGGGACATGCAGAACATGACGGACTCCAACACACAACTCAGGAATAAG gtggaggagcaggagcacagATGTAAatctcagcagcagcagatctTTGAGCTCAAGCAAGAACTGACCAACAGCACGGCTGAGCTGAAGCTACGGCTGGTGCAGGCAGAAG ACCGGttggagatggagaagaggcGGTCTAAACAAGCTCTGGAGGATATGGACGCTCTGCGACAAAAAGAG GTGGAGCACATGAATCGCCAcctggaggagagcgagagagccctGCAGGACCGCATCTTCAAGCTGGAGAACCAGAGGATCCAACTAGAAgag GAGCTGAGCAGGTCGAAGGCGGGGTGCGTGACCCAGAGGGCTGAGGCCGAGGAGGAGCTGAGCCGAGTGCGGGCTCAGGTCCGCCTGGAGGAG CGTGAGCAGGTGGCGTCTCTGGAGGAGAAGCTGCGTGCGGTGCGGCAGTCCCGCCAGGAGGTCCAGAACCAGTGCACCCAGCAGAAGCAGACGGTCGCTGAGCTGCAGGCCAAACAGGGCCAGCAGCGGCTGGAGGCGGACGGCCTCCGCCgcagggtggaggagctgcagcag GAGCTGTCGGGTAAGGACCAGGAGCGGGTGGCGGAGGTGAGCCGGGTGAGGGTGGAGCTCCAGGAGCAGACGGGACACCTGCAGGCAGAGAGGGCCACCAACGGAAGCCTGAAGGAGAAGATCAgcgccctggagagagagatgaagg CTCTGTCGAGCAGCCACCGGGAGGCGCTGCTGgacaaagagagtgagagcagcTCTCTGCTGGAGCGGCTGCGCCTGCGGGACGCGGAGATCCAGCGGATGCGGGAGGACGAGGCGCAGCGGGCCAGCTACCTGCACAGCGCGGTGCTCGCCTACGTCCAGGGCTCGCCGCTGGGCCACTACAGCAGCCCCAAGAAATGA
- the galk1 gene encoding galactokinase translates to MATPVPAVRDVVTEARRLYEQSFGSSPEVVVCAPGRVNLIGEHTDYNDGFVLPMALALVTVVVGSPDPSQAVTVVTANKDVEEPRRVDFYLPNDGSTLSPGQPGWANYVKGVVQHYRASPLPGFKAVIASTVPLGGGLSSSASLEVAMYTFLQQLQPDDGDKVAKAVACQQAEHSHAGVPCGIMDQLVSVLGQEAHALLIDCRSMEATLVPLSDPSVVILITNSNVKHKLTGSEYPTRRKQCMEAAAILGKRSLRDATLQDLEDARGRMDQVTYRRALHVIQEIQRTVQGAEALKRGLYEEFGKLMVDSHNSLRDLYEVSCRELDELVSAAVEVKGVYGSRMTGGGFGGCTVTLLQAHVVDRAILHMQERYSGTPTFYVTTPSEGACVLSLS, encoded by the exons ATGGCCACTCCGGTTCCAGCTGTTCGTGATGTTGTGACAGAGGCCCGTCGACTGTACGAGCAGAGTTTTGGCTCTAGTCCCGAGGTAGTGGTGTGTGCCCCCGGCAGAGTCAATCTAATTGGCGAGCACACCGACTACAATGATGGATTCGTACTACCAATG GCCCTTGCCCTGGTGACGGTTGTTGTGGGAAGCCCAGACCCTAGCCAAGCTGTCACCGTAGTAACGGCAAATAAGGATGTTGAGGAGCCCAGGAGAGTCGATTTCTACTTGCCCAATGACGGCTCGACGCTGTCTCCAGGACAACCAGGATGGGCTAACTACGTCAAGGGTGTTGTGCAACATTATAGGG CCTCACCTCTGCCGGGGTTCAAGGCTGTGATTGCCAGCACTGTGCCGCTGGGAGGCGGTTTGTCCAGCTCCGCCTCTCTTGAAGTGGCTATGTACAccttcctccagcagctccagccaG ACGACGGAGACAAGGTGGCGAAGGCCGTGGCTTGTCAGCAGGCCGAGCACTCGCACGCTGGTGTCCCCTGTGGCATCATGGACCAGCTCGTCTCTGTGCTGGGCCAGGAGGCTCACGCCTTGCTGATTGACTGCAG GTCCATGGAAGCGACCCTGGTTCCACTGTCGGACCCCAGCGTGGTCATCCTCATCACCAACTCTAACGTCAAGCACAAGCTGACCGGCAGCGAGTATCCAACCAGACGCAAACAATGCATGGAAGCCGCCGCCATCCTGGGCAAGCGTAGTCTCCGGGACGCTACCCTGCAAGACCTGGAGG ACGCCAGGGGCCGCATGGACCAGGTGACCTATAGAAGAGCTCTCCACGTGATCCAGGAGATCCAGAGGACGGTCCAAGGGGCCGAAGCTCTCAAGAGGGGCTTATACGAAGAATTTGGCAAGCTGATGGTGGACAGCCACAACTCACTCAG GGACCTCTATGAGGTGAGTTGCAGGGAGCTGGATGAGCTGGTGTCGGCGGCCGTGGAGGTGAAAGGAGTGTATGGCAGCCGAATGACAGGAGGGGGCTTTGGTGGCTGCACTGTAACCCTACTGCAGGCCCACGTTGTTGATAGGGCGATACTACACATGCAG GAACGGTACAGTGGAACCCCAACTTTCTACGTCACTACTCCTTCCGAGGGAGCCTGTGTTCTGAGCCTGTCCTGA